In Phycisphaerae bacterium RAS1, the genomic window CGGGCCTGCCGCATGGCGCCCTCAATCTGCGCCTGGAAATCGCGCTGCAAGCCGGGAAGCTGGCCGAGGTCCGGCCGCGTCTGAAAGAAGACGCCGCTGGAGCCGTAGCCCGAGAACCGTTGATACGCCTCGAAGCCCTTGGCATCCCGCTCGCGGAACTGGTCGAGGCTGTCATAGGTCTCGGTGGTCTGGTTGCCCTTGTCGTCGGTGCGCGTCACCGTCACCTTGCCGTCGGGCGTGCGGTGGATCGCGAGGTTCTGGCCGTCTTCGGAAACCTGTACGTTGATCTCCACCTGGGCGTTCGGATCATCCTTGCCGAAGCGCATGCCGCCCCAGAGGCTCAGGTCGTTCAGGTGCGGCGGATCGATGCCGCGCAGCATCATCGGCCCGAACTGCGACCAGTTCTTCAGGTCGAAGGTCTTCAGCTCCTTGAGCGCGTCGGGCAGGCCGGTGAGCGGGCCGAGGTCCTCAATCACCCACTTGCCGTCCGGCCCCAGGTGCATGCGCTGGCCGCGCATGCTCATGGTGTTCACCTCCGGCATCGGCTCTTCGTACTTGTATTCGTACTGCGCCTCCGCCGGGCGATCGGCCGGGCGGATTTCCAGCTTCTGACGCTGGGCGCCGCGGATGATCGTCAGCGAGGCGGCGTTTCCGGCGCCCACTTCCGACACGCCGTTGATCAGCTCCTGGAGATCGTCGATCTGCGACTCGCGCAGCCCGACGATCACATCGTATTGCTGAAGCCCGGCCTGATCCGCCGGACTGCCCTTGACGATGTTTCCGATCATCACGCCCGTCGCGCCGATGTGGGCCGCCAGCGAAGGCGGAATGGGCGTCGCCCGCACGCCGATCCAGACCGGCGGGGCGTCGGCGATCGCCGCCGCATCGTCGTCGGCTGCGTCCGCCGTCGTATCGGCGATCAGGACGACGCTACCGGTGGAAAGCGCGGGCGGGGAATACGCGCGGCCCTCGGGGCGCGGGATGGGCGATGCGAACGCCTGCGACGCGAGCGTGATCGCGGTAATGATGAGTCGTTGCAGTGGGATGAGCATGTTCGTCTCCTTCGACATCTAGGCAGAGAAACCACGCAGGCACAGGGGCGCCGAGCGGAAAGGGATAAAGGGACAGAGGGCTAAAGGGCGCGCGAATACTCTCGAGGCCGCGCGTCCGCTGTCCCT contains:
- a CDS encoding serine endoprotease translates to MLIPLQRLIITAITLASQAFASPIPRPEGRAYSPPALSTGSVVLIADTTADAADDDAAAIADAPPVWIGVRATPIPPSLAAHIGATGVMIGNIVKGSPADQAGLQQYDVIVGLRESQIDDLQELINGVSEVGAGNAASLTIIRGAQRQKLEIRPADRPAEAQYEYKYEEPMPEVNTMSMRGQRMHLGPDGKWVIEDLGPLTGLPDALKELKTFDLKNWSQFGPMMLRGIDPPHLNDLSLWGGMRFGKDDPNAQVEINVQVSEDGQNLAIHRTPDGKVTVTRTDDKGNQTTETYDSLDQFRERDAKGFEAYQRFSGYGSSGVFFQTRPDLGQLPGLQRDFQAQIEGAMRQAREQAEQFRLEAEKLRQQRDELRRQGAPDRGGSNRDEAGAQTAPRGKAGDGVQVLSVTVADNGSVKVTVRERGRKATYEFESKAKLQKDKPELYEKLRDFLE